In one window of Buchnera aphidicola (Schlechtendalia chinensis) DNA:
- the dnaE gene encoding DNA polymerase III subunit alpha: MLYPKFVHLKVHSDFSMIDGLAKPVELVERSLELNMPAIAITDFSNLYGVIKFYKKAFEKGIKPIIGIDINMYSSEYSIYDGLEKITLLASTNIGYKNLILLLSRAYQNGYDKKIGVTIKKIWLTEYCKDVIVLSGGCFGDIGTSILKSNKLKLYKNLSFYNKYFKNFFYFEITRVGKPNEEEYIDEIKSLSIREGIPLVATNEVCFLNKNDFYIHKIRVCISRGHTIVNQSSNFDYTKEQFLKSEIEMFKLFSDIPESLENSVEIAKRCNVVLQFNKHFLPKFKTNGYKINNYLVTKAKSGLSKRLKRIFPDKNIRNINKEKYISRLFSELDIINKMGFPGYFLIVMEFINWSKNNDIPVGPGRGSGAGSLVSYSLNITEIDPLRFDLIFERFLNSERVVMPDLDIDFCMDNRDKVIEHVSKMYGRESVSQIITFGTLTAKAVIRDVGRVLGFPYGFLHRISKLIPLDPGMTLKKALSKKSELLKLYNSEEEVKELIDISKNLEGITRNVGKHAGGLVISPGKITDFSPLYCDENGDNPVTQFDKVDIELIGLVKFDFLGLKTLTIIHNSVKMINNNLLKKNKSLISINDISLKDSNCFNFLQLSNTVGIFQLESYGMKDLIFRLRPDCFEDLVALVALFRPGPLKSGMVDNFINRKHGREEIAYPDKRWQHIFLKPILESTYGIILYQEQVMKIAQVLANYTLGSADLLRLAIEKKDLLEINKQRIMFKSGAKKNRINSKLAMNIFDLLENFAGYAFNKSHSVAYALISYQTLWLKLYYPSEFMSAAMNADIDNTKKLVTLLLECKKINLNIVPPSINESDYYFKVDKHGSIVYGLGAIKGIGKPVVFAIISSRNQNGFFSELFELCVLVDSKILTKRVIEKLIKSGSLDCLGMKRSVLLNNYNVIIKSAHQYANSKKLRKIELFGSLKEDLKMIGNSSREELTFFENLKFEWEKESLGIYLTGHPIDKYLYILDQYPICIRIEKISNAHVNKNIFVFGMITMLKFKTTKNHKKIAVFILEDHFFHLDIIIFSEVLEKYVHILENGLIVVVFGYFKINKINNNRMLIMSKIVFSKKM, from the coding sequence ATGTTATATCCAAAATTTGTACATCTTAAAGTACATAGTGATTTTTCTATGATTGATGGATTAGCGAAACCAGTGGAATTAGTAGAAAGATCATTAGAATTAAATATGCCAGCAATAGCTATTACGGATTTTAGTAATTTATATGGTGTTATTAAATTTTACAAGAAAGCTTTTGAAAAAGGTATAAAGCCTATTATTGGAATTGATATTAATATGTATTCTAGTGAATATTCTATATATGATGGATTAGAAAAAATTACTTTATTAGCATCTACTAATATAGGATATAAAAATCTAATTTTATTATTATCTCGTGCTTACCAAAATGGATATGATAAAAAAATTGGAGTAACAATAAAAAAAATATGGCTAACTGAATACTGCAAAGATGTTATTGTTCTTTCAGGGGGTTGTTTTGGTGATATTGGAACTAGTATATTAAAAAGTAATAAATTAAAGTTGTATAAAAATTTGTCTTTTTACAATAAATATTTTAAAAATTTTTTTTATTTTGAAATTACGAGAGTTGGAAAGCCGAATGAAGAAGAATATATTGATGAAATAAAAAGTTTGTCTATACGAGAAGGAATACCTTTAGTAGCGACCAATGAAGTATGCTTTTTAAACAAAAATGATTTTTATATTCATAAAATCCGAGTTTGTATTAGTAGGGGACATACAATTGTTAATCAAAGTTCTAATTTCGATTATACAAAAGAACAATTTTTAAAAAGCGAAATAGAAATGTTTAAATTGTTTTCAGATATTCCGGAATCTCTTGAAAATAGTGTAGAAATAGCAAAACGGTGTAATGTTGTTTTACAGTTTAATAAACATTTTCTTCCAAAATTTAAAACAAATGGATATAAAATTAATAATTATTTGGTAACTAAAGCAAAATCTGGATTATCTAAACGTTTGAAACGTATTTTCCCTGATAAAAATATTCGTAACATTAATAAAGAGAAATACATATCTCGATTATTTTCTGAACTTGATATTATTAATAAAATGGGTTTTCCTGGATATTTTTTAATAGTTATGGAATTTATTAATTGGTCAAAAAATAATGACATTCCTGTTGGTCCAGGTAGAGGTTCGGGTGCTGGATCTTTAGTTTCATATTCTTTAAATATCACTGAGATTGATCCATTACGATTTGATTTAATATTTGAGAGATTTTTAAATTCAGAACGCGTTGTTATGCCAGATTTAGATATCGATTTTTGTATGGACAATCGAGATAAAGTTATTGAACATGTTTCAAAAATGTATGGACGAGAATCAGTATCTCAAATTATTACTTTTGGAACTTTAACAGCTAAGGCAGTTATAAGAGATGTAGGTCGAGTTTTGGGCTTTCCTTATGGATTTTTGCATCGTATATCTAAATTAATTCCATTAGATCCTGGAATGACATTAAAAAAAGCTTTATCTAAAAAATCAGAGTTATTAAAACTTTATAATTCCGAAGAAGAGGTAAAAGAATTAATTGATATTTCTAAAAATTTAGAAGGCATAACACGAAATGTTGGAAAACATGCTGGTGGATTAGTAATTTCTCCAGGGAAAATTACTGATTTTTCTCCGTTATATTGTGACGAAAATGGTGATAATCCTGTAACTCAATTTGATAAAGTAGACATTGAACTAATAGGATTAGTTAAATTTGATTTTCTTGGTTTGAAAACATTAACTATAATTCATAATTCTGTGAAAATGATAAATAATAATTTATTAAAAAAAAATAAAAGTTTAATTAGTATAAATGATATTTCTTTAAAGGATAGCAATTGTTTCAATTTTTTACAGTTATCTAATACTGTTGGGATTTTTCAGCTAGAATCTTATGGAATGAAAGATTTAATTTTTCGCTTAAGGCCGGATTGCTTTGAAGATTTAGTAGCTTTAGTAGCTTTATTTCGACCTGGTCCTTTAAAATCAGGTATGGTAGATAACTTTATAAATAGAAAACATGGAAGAGAAGAAATAGCTTACCCTGATAAAAGATGGCAACATATTTTTTTAAAACCTATCTTAGAATCAACGTATGGAATTATTTTATATCAAGAACAGGTTATGAAAATTGCTCAAGTTTTAGCAAACTATACTCTAGGAAGTGCAGATCTCTTACGTCTTGCGATAGAGAAAAAAGATTTACTGGAAATTAACAAGCAAAGAATTATGTTTAAATCCGGAGCGAAAAAAAATCGTATTAATTCTAAATTAGCAATGAATATTTTTGATTTATTAGAAAATTTTGCAGGATATGCTTTTAATAAGTCACATTCTGTTGCTTATGCCTTGATATCATATCAAACTTTATGGCTAAAATTGTATTATCCTTCTGAATTTATGTCAGCTGCTATGAACGCTGATATAGATAATACTAAAAAGCTAGTTACATTGTTACTTGAATGTAAAAAAATTAATTTAAATATTGTTCCTCCTAGTATTAATGAAAGTGATTATTATTTTAAAGTTGACAAACACGGAAGCATTGTATATGGATTAGGAGCTATAAAGGGAATTGGAAAACCAGTAGTTTTTGCTATTATTTCTTCTAGGAATCAGAATGGATTTTTTTCTGAATTATTTGAACTATGTGTTTTGGTTGATTCAAAAATATTGACCAAAAGAGTTATTGAAAAATTAATTAAATCAGGAAGTTTAGATTGTTTAGGAATGAAAAGGTCAGTTTTATTAAACAATTATAATGTTATCATTAAATCAGCACATCAATATGCAAACTCAAAAAAGTTAAGAAAAATAGAATTATTTGGGTCTTTAAAAGAAGACTTAAAAATGATAGGAAATTCTTCTCGCGAAGAACTTACTTTCTTTGAAAATTTAAAGTTTGAATGGGAAAAAGAAAGTTTGGGAATATATCTTACTGGACATCCTATTGATAAATATCTGTATATTTTAGATCAATATCCTATATGTATACGTATAGAAAAAATTAGTAATGCACATGTAAATAAAAACATTTTTGTTTTTGGAATGATTACTATGTTAAAGTTTAAGACAACAAAAAATCATAAAAAAATAGCAGTTTTTATATTAGAAGATCATTTTTTTCATTTAGACATTATAATATTTAGCGAAGTTTTAGAAAAATATGTGCATATTTTAGAAAATGGGTTAATTGTTGTTGTTTTCGGATATTTTAAAATAAATAAAATTAATAATAATCGTATGCTTATAATGAGTAAAATAGTTTTTTCAAAAAAAATGTAA
- a CDS encoding proline--tRNA ligase, which translates to MRAKKYLFSTLRENPHYADSISHKLMIRAGIIRQSSSGIYTWLPTGLRILKNIKKIIKSEMQKINALEVQMPMLQSENLWKLSDRKKTYGAELFKISDRKNNNFVLGPTHEEIITNLVRNELKSYKQLPLLLYQIQTKFRDEIRPRFGVIRSREFIMKDAYSFHISSLSLNKTYNLIKNVYKKIFLKMKLNFHIVEADSKTMGGVKSHEFQALSSNGEDSIALSTKSNYAANIQVATSKRKVEKHTLNHIAKKNFLKTLPEMSNKCFASNMNTIKTILVKPKKNTNYDFIAILLRGDHTINESKLSKIKIISYPVIFASKIEILKLTGTTENFIGPIGLNIPILADFSVISLKNFTIGSNVTGKYFNNMNWNVNLSFPKIFDIRNVLEGDISPDGIGKLKILKSIEIGHIFQLGEKYSKTMKAQVQDHTGYKKFLKMGCYGIGVTRTVAAIIEQNNDDKGIIWPISVAPFKIAIVPINLYASKIVQNESKSLYYLFKNNNISVLLDDRNERSGKMLSDIELIGIPYIVIISENLLKENKVECRNRSKNTKIIVSKDDIIALIQEEIKIS; encoded by the coding sequence ATGCGTGCTAAAAAATATTTATTCTCAACACTTAGAGAAAATCCCCATTATGCAGATAGTATTAGTCATAAACTAATGATACGAGCAGGAATTATTAGACAAAGCTCCTCTGGTATATACACCTGGTTACCTACTGGATTACGTATACTTAAAAACATAAAAAAAATAATAAAATCAGAAATGCAAAAAATAAACGCATTAGAAGTTCAAATGCCTATGTTACAATCTGAAAACTTGTGGAAATTAAGTGATCGTAAAAAAACATATGGAGCAGAATTGTTTAAAATATCTGACCGTAAAAATAATAATTTTGTTCTAGGACCTACTCATGAAGAAATTATAACAAATTTAGTTCGAAACGAATTAAAATCATATAAGCAGCTTCCATTACTATTATACCAAATTCAAACAAAATTTCGAGACGAAATTCGACCACGTTTTGGAGTAATAAGATCTCGAGAATTTATTATGAAAGATGCATATTCTTTTCATATAAGTTCATTATCATTGAATAAGACTTATAACCTAATCAAAAATGTATATAAAAAAATATTTTTAAAGATGAAACTAAATTTTCATATTGTAGAAGCTGATTCCAAAACTATGGGAGGAGTAAAATCACACGAATTTCAAGCATTAAGTTCAAATGGAGAAGATTCAATTGCATTGTCTACTAAATCTAATTATGCTGCAAACATTCAAGTAGCTACTTCTAAAAGAAAAGTTGAAAAGCATACACTAAATCATATAGCAAAAAAAAATTTTTTAAAAACATTACCAGAAATGTCAAATAAGTGTTTTGCATCAAATATGAATACAATTAAAACAATTTTAGTAAAACCAAAAAAAAATACAAATTATGATTTTATAGCTATATTACTTCGAGGAGATCACACCATTAATGAGAGTAAATTATCAAAAATAAAAATTATTTCTTATCCTGTCATATTTGCTTCTAAAATCGAAATTTTAAAATTGACAGGTACTACAGAAAATTTTATAGGACCAATTGGTTTAAATATACCTATCTTAGCTGATTTTTCAGTAATTTCCCTTAAAAATTTTACTATTGGATCAAATGTTACTGGAAAATATTTTAATAATATGAATTGGAATGTAAATTTATCATTTCCTAAAATATTTGATATTAGAAATGTTTTAGAAGGAGATATTAGTCCTGATGGAATTGGAAAATTAAAAATTTTAAAAAGTATTGAAATCGGACATATCTTCCAATTAGGAGAAAAATATTCTAAAACAATGAAAGCGCAAGTACAAGATCATACCGGTTACAAAAAATTTTTAAAAATGGGATGCTATGGAATTGGTGTTACACGTACTGTAGCTGCTATTATTGAGCAAAACAATGATGACAAAGGGATTATTTGGCCTATTTCAGTTGCTCCTTTTAAAATAGCTATTGTTCCCATCAATCTCTATGCATCTAAAATAGTACAAAATGAATCAAAATCCTTATATTATCTTTTTAAAAATAATAATATTTCAGTATTATTGGATGATAGAAATGAACGTTCCGGAAAAATGTTATCCGATATTGAACTTATAGGAATACCTTATATTGTTATAATTAGCGAAAATCTTCTAAAAGAAAACAAAGTAGAATGCAGAAATAGATCTAAAAATACAAAAATAATCGTTTCTAAAGATGATATAATTGCATTAATTCAAGAAGAAATTAAAATATCATAA
- the frr gene encoding ribosome recycling factor, with translation MMDEIKKITQQKMDDCIRTFVSYLNTLRTVRVSPSILDTIYVNYLGKSTQLCKLSSIVVENFNTLKINLFDITIKKNVEKSIINSDLGLTPISTGSSLKIIFPALTEERRKSYIKLAKNTAEKSRVCIRNIRRNANEKLKRFLKNKLINSDIERNLQNEIQNITNQYIENVNKILKNKEEELVNM, from the coding sequence ATGATGGATGAAATTAAAAAAATTACACAACAAAAAATGGATGATTGCATAAGAACGTTTGTAAGTTATCTTAACACGTTGCGCACGGTCAGAGTATCTCCTTCAATTTTAGATACCATTTATGTTAATTATCTTGGAAAAAGTACACAGTTATGTAAATTATCTAGTATAGTAGTTGAAAATTTTAACACTTTAAAAATTAATTTATTTGATATTACTATTAAAAAAAATGTTGAAAAATCTATTATAAATTCTGATTTAGGTTTAACCCCTATTTCTACTGGAAGTTCTTTAAAAATAATATTTCCTGCTTTAACGGAAGAACGACGAAAGAGTTATATTAAGTTAGCAAAGAATACTGCAGAAAAAAGTAGAGTTTGTATTCGTAATATTCGTCGTAATGCAAATGAAAAGTTAAAACGTTTTTTAAAAAACAAGTTGATTAATAGCGATATAGAACGGAATTTACAAAACGAAATTCAAAATATAACAAACCAATATATCGAAAATGTAAATAAAATTTTAAAAAACAAAGAAGAAGAGTTAGTTAATATGTAA
- the map gene encoding type I methionyl aminopeptidase, with translation MTIPIKKKNEIEKMRIAGKLVAEVLEMIEQYVVPGISTGELDFICHNYITKIQKAKPACLGYNGFPKSVCISANNIVCHGIPNNNHILKNGDIVNIDIAIIKNKYYGDASRMFFVGKPTKLGKLLCETTQESLYLSLYKIKPGIQINQIGKTIQKYIEEQNFSIVREYCGHGIGSKFHEEPQILHHNYYDSEKIVLQSGMTFTIEPIINAGRPEVHCMNDGWTIKTKDNSLSAQYEHTILINEEGCEILTIQKTEKIPKILKNLY, from the coding sequence ATTACTATTCCCATAAAGAAAAAAAATGAAATTGAAAAGATGCGCATAGCAGGAAAACTTGTAGCAGAAGTTTTGGAAATGATCGAACAATATGTAGTTCCTGGGATTTCTACAGGAGAACTAGATTTTATTTGTCATAATTATATAACAAAAATACAAAAAGCTAAACCAGCATGTTTAGGATATAATGGTTTTCCGAAATCTGTTTGTATTTCTGCGAACAATATTGTCTGTCACGGTATTCCTAATAATAACCATATATTAAAAAATGGAGATATAGTTAATATCGATATTGCAATCATTAAAAATAAATATTATGGAGATGCATCCAGAATGTTCTTTGTTGGAAAACCAACGAAATTAGGTAAATTATTATGTGAAACTACACAAGAAAGTTTATACTTATCATTATATAAAATTAAACCTGGAATACAAATAAATCAAATTGGAAAAACAATACAAAAATATATAGAAGAACAAAACTTCTCTATAGTAAGAGAATATTGTGGACACGGAATTGGAAGTAAATTTCACGAAGAACCTCAAATACTACATCACAATTATTACGATAGCGAAAAAATTGTACTACAATCTGGTATGACATTTACAATAGAACCAATTATAAATGCAGGAAGACCTGAAGTTCACTGTATGAACGACGGATGGACAATTAAAACGAAAGACAACAGTCTATCAGCTCAATATGAGCATACTATCTTAATAAATGAAGAAGGATGCGAAATACTCACAATACAAAAAACAGAAAAAATACCAAAAATACTAAAAAATTTATATTAA
- the tsf gene encoding translation elongation factor Ts, with translation MKTVTTLLVKKLRSQTGAGIVDCKKALIETKGDIEKSIDFLRKIGQVKASRKQSCIASNGSIFIKVHNMRTAMLELNCETDFVSKEDCFLSFGKEIINYVASENVKDIKFIQDVFKRQRVDLVSRINENVVLRRIEIFEGDNISSYLHHNRIGVLLKTTLCNNKVLSKNLAMHIAASKPEYLRSDLIPNTVIEREYNIQLELAKKSKKPESIVEKIVKGRMLKFASEKCLLGQSFIFNPEKNVRDIILENDINIVKFTRFEVGE, from the coding sequence ATGAAAACAGTCACAACGCTTTTAGTAAAAAAATTACGTTCTCAAACTGGTGCTGGAATAGTTGATTGTAAGAAAGCTTTAATAGAAACAAAAGGAGATATAGAAAAATCTATTGATTTTTTAAGAAAAATTGGACAAGTAAAAGCATCTCGAAAGCAATCGTGTATTGCTTCTAATGGTTCTATATTTATTAAAGTTCACAATATGCGAACTGCTATGTTAGAATTAAATTGTGAAACTGATTTTGTTTCAAAAGAAGATTGTTTTCTCTCCTTTGGAAAAGAAATAATAAATTACGTTGCCTCTGAAAATGTTAAAGATATAAAATTTATACAGGACGTTTTTAAAAGACAAAGAGTTGACTTAGTTTCTAGAATTAATGAGAATGTTGTGCTGCGTCGAATAGAAATTTTTGAAGGAGACAATATTAGTAGTTATTTACACCATAATCGCATTGGTGTATTACTGAAAACTACATTATGTAATAATAAAGTACTTTCTAAAAATCTTGCTATGCACATAGCTGCTAGTAAACCTGAGTATTTAAGATCAGATCTTATTCCTAACACAGTCATAGAACGTGAATATAATATACAGTTAGAATTAGCTAAGAAATCGAAGAAGCCTGAATCTATAGTTGAAAAAATAGTTAAAGGAAGAATGCTTAAATTTGCTAGCGAAAAATGTCTTCTTGGTCAAAGTTTTATTTTTAATCCTGAAAAAAATGTTAGAGATATTATTTTAGAAAATGATATCAATATTGTTAAATTTACTAGATTTGAAGTTGGAGAATGA
- the pyrH gene encoding UMP kinase — MQKKHNITCKFKRVLIKISGESIQGRSKFGIDINELKRVVCEIKSIVNLGIQVGVVIGGGNIFRGKELVNFGVNKVISDNVGMLSTVINGLVLHDVMRRGSVNVHLMSSFPINSMCEIYHFEKAIRLLNKNHVVIFSGGLGNPFFTTDSAACLRAIEIKADIILKGTQVDGVYSSDPKKNNNSKLYKKITYNEVLRRELKVMDLSAFVLARDYKLPICIFNICIPGILRRIVEGKNEGTLIQSSC, encoded by the coding sequence ATGCAAAAGAAACATAATATAACGTGTAAATTTAAGCGTGTACTAATAAAAATAAGCGGTGAGTCTATTCAAGGTAGAAGTAAATTTGGAATAGATATAAATGAATTAAAACGTGTTGTCTGTGAAATTAAAAGTATTGTAAATTTAGGAATACAAGTAGGTGTTGTAATTGGTGGTGGTAATATATTTAGAGGAAAAGAATTAGTAAATTTTGGAGTTAATAAAGTTATTTCTGATAATGTTGGGATGTTGTCAACTGTTATTAATGGATTAGTACTACATGATGTGATGCGTCGTGGTAGTGTAAATGTACATTTGATGTCGTCATTTCCAATTAATTCAATGTGTGAAATATATCATTTTGAAAAGGCAATACGTTTGTTAAATAAAAATCATGTAGTGATATTTTCTGGTGGTTTAGGAAATCCATTTTTTACTACAGATTCAGCTGCTTGTTTGCGTGCAATAGAGATAAAAGCTGATATTATTTTAAAAGGAACTCAAGTAGATGGAGTCTATTCTAGTGATCCTAAAAAAAATAATAATTCAAAATTATATAAAAAAATTACTTATAATGAGGTTTTAAGAAGAGAATTAAAGGTAATGGATTTATCTGCGTTTGTATTGGCACGTGATTACAAATTGCCAATTTGTATTTTTAACATATGTATTCCAGGGATTTTACGTAGAATAGTAGAAGGGAAAAATGAAGGCACATTAATTCAATCTTCTTGTTAA
- the uppS gene encoding polyprenyl diphosphate synthase, whose protein sequence is MLLKRLLIVDKNYKKILPKHVAIIMDGNGRWATKQGKSRIFGHQAGLRAVRKAISFSLFYKLKVLTLFAFSSENWNRPLLEIMVLMELFFFGLHSEIENFNKHNIRLKVLGDLKKFGSILRRKIFFIEKLTLNNSGLILNIAANYGGKWDIIEAVKKIVYKVKNGFLSFEDINEFSISKCLSMNDCIPIDLVIRTGGEYRLSNFFIWQIAYSELYFTNVLWPDFDRKNFEKAVISFINRKRRFGSIT, encoded by the coding sequence ATGTTGTTAAAAAGATTGTTAATTGTAGATAAAAATTATAAAAAAATTTTACCAAAACATGTAGCTATAATAATGGATGGTAATGGAAGATGGGCAACTAAACAAGGAAAATCACGTATTTTTGGACATCAAGCAGGATTGAGAGCAGTTCGGAAAGCAATATCTTTTTCTTTATTTTATAAATTAAAAGTTTTAACATTATTTGCATTTAGTAGCGAAAATTGGAATAGACCACTTTTAGAAATTATGGTTTTGATGGAATTATTTTTTTTTGGTTTACATAGTGAGATTGAAAATTTTAATAAACATAATATTCGTTTAAAAGTACTTGGAGACTTAAAAAAATTTGGTTCTATTTTAAGAAGGAAAATTTTTTTTATAGAAAAATTAACGTTAAATAATAGTGGTCTTATACTAAATATTGCAGCAAATTATGGAGGAAAGTGGGATATTATCGAAGCAGTAAAAAAAATAGTATATAAGGTGAAAAATGGTTTTTTATCTTTTGAGGATATCAATGAGTTTTCTATTTCTAAATGTTTATCTATGAACGATTGTATTCCTATAGATTTAGTAATACGTACTGGTGGTGAATATCGTTTAAGTAATTTTTTTATTTGGCAAATTGCGTATTCGGAATTATATTTTACGAATGTATTATGGCCAGACTTCGATAGAAAAAATTTTGAAAAAGCTGTTATTTCATTTATAAACAGAAAACGTCGCTTTGGTTCTATAACTTAG
- the rpsB gene encoding 30S ribosomal protein S2: MFSVSIQSMLKAGVHFGHQTRYWNPKMKSFIFGSKNKVHIINLETTLLMFNYALSELRKISLKKGKILFVGTKRAARKIVKDSAISCEQFYVNHRWLGGMLTNWKTVRQSIKRLKDLELQSEDGTFEKLTKKEVLLRMRELSKLENSLGGIKNMGGLPDALFVIDAEHEKIAIREANNLGILVFSIVDTNSDPDGVDFIIPGNDDAVRAIDLYLNYVSKAILSSRIRNQENNVKSNI; the protein is encoded by the coding sequence ATGTTTTCTGTATCAATACAATCTATGTTAAAAGCCGGCGTGCATTTTGGTCATCAAACTCGATATTGGAATCCAAAAATGAAATCTTTCATTTTTGGATCTAAAAATAAGGTGCATATTATAAATTTAGAAACTACTCTTTTGATGTTTAATTATGCATTATCTGAATTAAGAAAAATTTCATTAAAAAAAGGGAAAATATTATTTGTAGGAACAAAAAGAGCAGCTAGAAAGATTGTTAAAGATTCTGCGATTTCATGCGAACAGTTTTATGTTAATCATCGTTGGTTAGGTGGTATGTTAACAAATTGGAAAACAGTACGTCAGTCTATAAAGCGATTGAAAGATTTGGAGCTACAGTCCGAAGACGGAACTTTTGAAAAATTAACTAAAAAAGAAGTTTTGTTACGCATGCGTGAACTTTCTAAACTAGAAAATAGTTTAGGCGGTATTAAGAATATGGGAGGATTACCTGACGCATTGTTCGTGATAGATGCAGAACACGAAAAGATAGCTATAAGGGAAGCTAATAATTTAGGAATTCTAGTTTTTTCCATAGTAGATACTAATTCTGATCCTGATGGGGTAGATTTTATAATTCCTGGCAATGATGATGCTGTTAGAGCAATTGACTTATATTTAAATTATGTATCTAAGGCAATATTGAGCAGTCGTATTCGAAACCAGGAAAATAATGTAAAATCTAATATTTAA
- the ispC gene encoding 1-deoxy-D-xylulose-5-phosphate reductoisomerase encodes MKNLAILGSTGSVGVSVLSVIHQYPKLFKVISLSANKNVKMMIRQCEIFSPKWVSLKNEQAAKELKIQLKIRNFKIHVLSGDDAICRFVNLKSVDYVIAAIVGADGFMSTLCAIRSGKKILLANKESLVIGNHLLIKELEVYNSVLLPIDSEHSAIFQMLPIDIQKKIGFSKLSKCGIKSIILTGSGGPFLNLPIHKFNEITPNQACKHPNWSMGKKISVDSATMMNKGLEYIEAKLLFCAHDIKIELVIHPQSVIHSMIRYVDGSIIANLSINDIRVSISYALFWPYRKISSLPHLDFLKIKKLSFLNPNFEKYPCLKLALHAFSSGHASTIILNAANEIAVSEFLCSKIKFTDIYKIIDSSLNSLVFPNPKTCDEILEMDKMIRIQVKKIISNFVK; translated from the coding sequence GTGAAAAATTTAGCTATTTTAGGATCTACAGGATCAGTTGGGGTTAGTGTTTTATCAGTTATTCATCAATATCCTAAATTATTTAAAGTAATTTCTTTGTCTGCTAATAAGAATGTTAAAATGATGATAAGACAATGTGAAATATTTTCTCCTAAATGGGTATCATTAAAAAATGAACAAGCAGCTAAAGAATTAAAAATTCAACTTAAGATTCGAAATTTCAAGATTCATGTGCTTTCAGGGGATGACGCAATTTGCAGGTTTGTTAATTTAAAATCAGTAGATTATGTAATTGCTGCAATTGTTGGTGCTGATGGTTTTATGTCCACGTTATGTGCTATTAGATCTGGAAAAAAAATATTGTTAGCAAACAAAGAATCTCTTGTTATCGGAAATCATTTATTGATAAAAGAGTTAGAAGTTTACAACTCAGTGTTGCTTCCTATTGATAGCGAACATAGCGCAATATTTCAAATGTTACCTATTGATATTCAAAAAAAAATAGGTTTTTCGAAACTTAGTAAATGTGGAATTAAATCTATAATTTTGACTGGTTCTGGAGGTCCTTTTTTAAATTTACCAATACATAAGTTTAATGAGATTACTCCTAATCAGGCTTGTAAGCATCCGAATTGGTCTATGGGAAAAAAAATTTCAGTAGATTCTGCTACTATGATGAATAAGGGATTAGAGTATATTGAAGCAAAATTGTTGTTCTGTGCGCATGATATAAAAATAGAATTGGTCATTCATCCTCAATCTGTTATTCATTCTATGATTAGATATGTTGATGGCAGTATAATCGCAAATTTGTCAATTAATGATATTAGAGTATCTATTTCATATGCATTGTTTTGGCCATATCGTAAAATTTCTTCTTTACCTCATCTTGATTTTTTAAAGATTAAAAAATTATCTTTTTTAAATCCAAATTTTGAAAAATATCCGTGTTTAAAACTAGCATTACATGCTTTTTCTAGTGGTCATGCTTCTACAATAATATTAAATGCTGCTAATGAAATAGCTGTTTCTGAATTTTTATGTTCAAAGATTAAATTTACAGATATTTATAAAATTATCGATTCTTCCTTAAATTCATTAGTTTTTCCTAATCCTAAAACATGTGATGAAATATTAGAAATGGATAAAATGATTCGAATACAAGTTAAAAAAATAATTTCTAACTTTGTTAAATAA